A stretch of Kyrpidia spormannii DNA encodes these proteins:
- a CDS encoding transposase, with translation MKYTAYKAKARGVLVALVSPNGTSTRCSLCGSLDTLRTCNILACRNCGTVHNSHVNAAINIGMAWFIREEKRLQQKTA, from the coding sequence ATGAAGTACACCGCGTACAAAGCCAAAGCGCGGGGTGTACTGGTTGCCCTCGTATCTCCGAATGGCACCAGCACCCGGTGTTCGCTGTGCGGTTCGCTGGATACTTTAAGGACCTGCAACATCTTGGCGTGCAGGAACTGCGGCACCGTTCACAACAGCCACGTGAATGCCGCCATCAACATCGGCATGGCTTGGTTCATCCGGGAGGAAAAGCGGTTGCAACAAAAGACCGCTTAA
- a CDS encoding type I restriction-modification system subunit M, whose translation MENGQLTWITNFIWGIADDVLRDLYVRGKYRDVILPMTVIRRLDAVLEPSKQAVLEMKASLDKAGITHQDAALRRAAGQAFYNTSPFTLRDLKARASRQQLEADFRAYLDGFSPNVQEIIDNFEFRNQVPRLAKADALGTLIEKFLDPSINLSPYPVLNSDGTVRLPGLDNHAMGTIFEELVRRFNEENNEEAGEHWTPRDAVRLMAHLVFEPIADRIESGTYLLYDGACGTGGMLTVAEETLLQLAKERGKQVSVHLFGQEINAETYAICKADLLIKGEGDAADNIVGGPEHSTLSNDAFPGREFDFMLSNPPYGKSWKSDLERMGGKAGIKDPRFVVQHRGEELSLITRSSDGQMMFLVNMLSKMKHDTPLGSRIAEVHNGSSLFTGDAGQGESNIRRWIIENDWLEAIVALPLNMFYNTGIATYVWVLTNRKPGHRKGRVQLIDATQWYKPLRKNLGKKNCELSEEDIRRVLDTFLKLEETEQSKIFPNAAFGYWKVTVERPLRLKGIDPERAYTAKEIKALRETAERAEDAPPVIKKIHKPGTEPDPLHGLFEVVIGGKPRVVEYEPDTELRDSEQISFLECPACHQPGYLPSPEDQRTAIEAFLRREVLPYVPDAWYDPASVKVGYEINFNRYFYKPKALRSLEEIRTDLLKLQEASKGLLQGIIGGE comes from the coding sequence ATGGAGAACGGCCAACTGACCTGGATCACGAACTTTATTTGGGGCATCGCCGACGATGTGTTGCGCGATCTGTACGTGCGCGGCAAGTACCGCGATGTCATTCTCCCGATGACCGTTATCCGCAGGCTGGATGCGGTGCTGGAGCCCAGCAAGCAGGCGGTGCTTGAAATGAAGGCGTCCCTTGACAAGGCGGGCATCACGCACCAGGACGCCGCCTTGCGCAGGGCGGCGGGACAGGCATTTTATAACACCTCGCCGTTCACCTTGCGCGACCTCAAGGCGCGTGCCAGCCGCCAGCAACTGGAGGCGGATTTTCGTGCCTACCTCGATGGCTTCTCGCCAAACGTGCAGGAGATCATCGACAACTTCGAGTTCCGCAATCAGGTCCCTCGCCTGGCAAAAGCCGACGCCCTGGGCACCCTGATCGAGAAGTTTCTCGACCCGTCCATCAACCTGAGTCCTTACCCTGTGCTCAACAGCGACGGCACCGTCCGGCTTCCCGGCCTCGACAATCATGCCATGGGCACCATCTTCGAGGAGCTGGTGCGCCGCTTCAACGAGGAGAACAACGAGGAGGCCGGTGAGCACTGGACGCCGCGCGACGCCGTGAGGCTGATGGCCCATCTGGTCTTCGAGCCGATCGCCGACCGGATCGAATCCGGCACGTATCTTCTTTACGACGGCGCCTGCGGCACGGGCGGAATGCTCACGGTGGCCGAGGAAACCCTCCTGCAACTGGCGAAAGAACGCGGCAAACAGGTCTCGGTGCACCTTTTCGGACAGGAGATCAACGCCGAAACCTACGCCATCTGCAAAGCCGACCTGCTGATCAAGGGTGAGGGTGACGCCGCCGACAACATCGTCGGCGGGCCGGAGCACTCGACGCTCTCCAACGATGCCTTCCCCGGCCGTGAGTTCGACTTCATGCTCTCGAACCCGCCATATGGCAAGAGCTGGAAGAGCGACCTAGAGCGCATGGGCGGCAAAGCGGGCATCAAGGATCCGCGATTCGTCGTGCAGCACCGGGGCGAGGAGCTGTCGCTCATTACCCGCTCGAGCGACGGCCAGATGATGTTCTTGGTGAACATGCTTTCCAAGATGAAGCACGACACCCCGCTCGGCAGTCGCATCGCCGAGGTGCACAACGGCTCGTCGCTGTTCACGGGGGACGCCGGCCAGGGCGAGAGCAACATCCGCCGCTGGATCATCGAAAACGACTGGCTCGAGGCGATCGTCGCCCTGCCGCTGAACATGTTCTACAACACCGGCATCGCCACCTACGTCTGGGTGCTCACGAACAGGAAGCCCGGGCACCGCAAAGGCCGCGTGCAGCTCATCGATGCCACCCAGTGGTACAAGCCCCTGCGCAAGAACCTGGGCAAGAAGAACTGTGAGCTGTCCGAAGAGGACATCCGTCGCGTCCTCGACACCTTCCTCAAACTTGAGGAAACCGAGCAGTCCAAGATCTTCCCCAACGCGGCTTTCGGCTACTGGAAGGTGACGGTGGAACGTCCCCTTCGCCTGAAAGGCATCGACCCCGAGCGCGCCTACACCGCCAAGGAGATCAAGGCGCTTCGGGAAACGGCCGAGCGGGCGGAGGACGCACCGCCGGTGATCAAAAAGATTCACAAACCCGGCACCGAGCCCGACCCGCTACACGGGCTGTTTGAGGTTGTCATCGGTGGCAAGCCCCGGGTGGTGGAGTATGAACCGGACACGGAGCTGCGCGACAGCGAGCAGATCTCGTTCCTCGAGTGCCCGGCATGCCATCAACCGGGCTACTTGCCGAGCCCGGAAGACCAGCGCACGGCCATCGAGGCCTTCCTGCGGCGCGAAGTCCTGCCCTACGTGCCGGACGCCTGGTACGACCCGGCAAGCGTCAAGGTCGGCTACGAGATCAACTTCAACCGGTACTTCTACAAGCCAAAGGCTCTGCGCTCGCTGGAAGAAATCCGCACGGATTTGCTGAAATTGCAGGAGGCAAGCAAAGGATTACTACAAGGAATTATTGGAGGTGAATAA
- a CDS encoding AAA family ATPase, with protein sequence MLEKIVRIKNIGRFLDYAAKGDVTFRKLTLVYAENGRGKTTLCAILRSLQSGQPEFISERQTLWATDAPFVHIRLNNADYKFDGNAWTNSHPDILIFDSVFVNENVYSGDYVEHEHKKNLYRVIVGAQGVQLARQIEELDRQIRDLNANLREKKESISKHVPSGTEFDDYLEWQPLADIEAQIQQKTEELSNRQRAAARAGEIQEKQLFVKVQLPSLPSNFSEILSKQLTDIVIDAERKVREQIARHQMGHQGESWLSQGLAYVKDDRCPFCGQGVQANDLIAAYRSHFSAAYRGLKQEVAQLTQRVNSAIGEAALSSVQQAIAANAALAEFWRQFTAVDLPHISFSDIQQKYATLREKCLKLATRKQESPTESVKLDAEFTTALAEVDALRTAVVKYNAAVDAVNSRVNEQKAAARSQPDIVGVKNELAQLEARKKRFEPEIAKACQAYKDAVAKKASLDQEKQQLRRQLDQYCENIMRTYEKSINEYLDHFNTGFRITNSRHLYKGGTPSSHYQIEINRKPVDLGDARTPAGTPCFKTALSSGDRNALALAFFLAVLKQESDIERKIVVFDDPFTSLDRFRRTSTQQLIQRLLKMAQQVIVLSHDAHFLKLLHDECPSATTNTKTLRMSKTGNATVIGEWDIEAEVLSSYEKDYRTLHGFYDDRTGDPRAVARAIRPFLECLLRTRFPGHFQPNEWLGDFITKIRAADEASGLQLARADLSELEAINDYSKKYHHQQNPNADIEPINEDELHAYVKRTLRLVGGE encoded by the coding sequence ATGCTTGAAAAGATCGTTCGAATCAAAAACATTGGTCGTTTTCTGGACTACGCCGCTAAGGGAGACGTAACATTCCGCAAGTTGACGCTTGTATATGCAGAAAACGGCCGTGGCAAGACAACTCTCTGTGCGATACTTCGCTCCCTGCAAAGCGGCCAGCCCGAGTTCATCTCCGAGCGACAGACCCTGTGGGCGACGGATGCGCCATTTGTGCACATCCGGCTCAACAATGCCGACTACAAGTTCGACGGCAATGCTTGGACCAACTCACATCCCGACATCCTCATCTTTGACTCCGTGTTCGTGAATGAGAACGTCTACTCCGGCGACTATGTCGAGCATGAACACAAAAAGAACCTCTACCGCGTCATCGTAGGGGCGCAAGGCGTCCAGCTCGCCAGGCAGATTGAGGAGCTGGACAGGCAAATCCGAGATTTGAACGCGAATCTACGAGAGAAGAAGGAATCAATCTCCAAGCACGTGCCGTCCGGTACCGAGTTCGATGACTACCTGGAATGGCAACCTCTCGCTGATATCGAGGCGCAGATACAACAGAAGACTGAGGAGTTGAGCAACAGGCAGCGTGCTGCCGCGAGAGCTGGCGAGATTCAGGAGAAGCAGCTGTTTGTAAAGGTTCAACTCCCTTCCCTGCCGTCTAACTTCTCTGAGATCCTGTCAAAGCAACTGACGGATATCGTCATCGATGCCGAAAGGAAGGTACGAGAACAGATTGCACGACACCAGATGGGACATCAAGGCGAGTCCTGGCTGTCCCAAGGCTTGGCCTACGTCAAAGATGACCGGTGTCCCTTCTGCGGGCAAGGGGTGCAAGCCAACGATTTGATCGCGGCTTATCGCTCGCACTTCAGCGCGGCCTACAGGGGCCTCAAGCAAGAAGTCGCCCAACTGACCCAGCGGGTGAACAGTGCCATTGGTGAGGCGGCCCTTAGCTCGGTGCAGCAAGCAATCGCCGCCAACGCGGCCCTCGCGGAGTTCTGGAGGCAGTTCACTGCTGTTGACTTGCCTCATATTTCTTTCTCGGACATACAGCAGAAGTACGCCACACTCCGCGAAAAGTGCCTGAAGCTCGCCACGAGAAAGCAGGAAAGCCCGACCGAGTCGGTCAAGTTGGACGCGGAATTCACTACGGCCCTCGCGGAAGTGGATGCCCTGCGAACGGCCGTCGTTAAATACAACGCGGCCGTGGACGCGGTGAATTCGCGTGTTAACGAGCAGAAGGCTGCCGCGCGCTCACAGCCTGACATCGTAGGGGTTAAGAATGAACTGGCTCAACTGGAGGCACGAAAAAAGCGGTTTGAGCCGGAGATCGCGAAGGCTTGCCAAGCGTACAAAGATGCAGTCGCGAAGAAGGCATCACTTGATCAGGAGAAACAGCAGCTCCGCCGACAGCTTGATCAATATTGCGAAAACATTATGCGTACCTACGAGAAGTCTATCAATGAGTACCTTGACCATTTCAACACCGGGTTCCGCATCACCAATTCGCGTCATCTCTACAAAGGCGGCACACCGAGTTCACACTATCAGATTGAGATCAACAGGAAACCCGTGGACCTCGGCGACGCGCGTACTCCTGCCGGAACGCCTTGCTTCAAGACGGCCTTGAGTTCCGGCGACCGGAACGCCTTGGCGCTGGCCTTCTTTCTGGCTGTGCTAAAACAGGAATCGGACATTGAGCGGAAAATTGTCGTGTTCGACGATCCGTTTACGAGTCTCGATCGATTCCGCCGAACCTCCACTCAGCAACTCATTCAACGGCTTTTGAAGATGGCGCAACAGGTTATCGTCCTTTCGCACGACGCGCATTTCCTGAAGTTGCTCCATGACGAGTGTCCCTCCGCGACTACTAACACCAAGACGCTCCGAATGAGCAAGACGGGAAATGCCACCGTCATTGGGGAATGGGACATTGAAGCGGAGGTGCTAAGTTCATATGAGAAAGACTATAGGACACTGCACGGGTTTTACGATGACAGGACAGGCGACCCGCGCGCAGTTGCTAGAGCCATTAGGCCCTTCCTCGAATGCCTGCTGAGAACCCGTTTTCCTGGACACTTTCAACCGAACGAGTGGCTTGGTGATTTTATTACCAAAATACGAGCGGCTGATGAGGCAAGCGGTTTGCAACTAGCCAGAGCCGATCTCAGCGAACTGGAAGCGATAAACGACTACTCCAAGAAGTACCACCATCAGCAGAATCCAAATGCCGACATAGAACCGATAAACGAGGACGAATTGCATGCCTATGTAAAGCGGACACTTAGGTTAGTCGGCGGTGAGTGA
- a CDS encoding restriction endonuclease subunit S — MTENYMSRMTDILKPYPAYKDSGVEWLGQVPEHWEVLPGRAVFREINDRGHPDEQMLSVTITRGVLRQADLLANSSKKDSSNEDKSNYKLVQPGDLVYNKMRAWQGAVGVSAYRGIVSPAYIVQRLRSVENLPRYMHFLLRTPLFASEAERWSYGITSDQWSLRAEEFKCIYFSLPPLPEQTAIVRFLEWAERKIRRVIRARQRRINLLEEYKQALIHQAVTGQIDVRTGQPYPAYKDSGVEWLGKVPAHWELRKLRALFTKAGSGTTPSGEEFYGSDIPWVVTGDLNDSVLTNTTRAVNARALETFSALRLYPKDSLIVAMYGATIGKTAILGIEACTNQACCVLAEPRRGVLVRFIQSAVIAAKGYLVRQGYGGGQPNINSEIVHSLRIPVPPYREQTAIAEYLDAQSAKIDAAISAARREIELLHEYLERLIVDVVTGKVDVREVAARLPEEPPEEESEWGDTEDMAEAETADDDAAAEALAEEEVEI; from the coding sequence ATGACGGAAAATTATATGTCTCGAATGACCGATATCCTCAAACCCTACCCCGCCTACAAAGACTCAGGCGTGGAATGGCTCGGCCAGGTGCCGGAGCATTGGGAGGTGTTGCCCGGGCGTGCGGTGTTTCGTGAAATCAATGACCGTGGTCACCCTGACGAACAAATGCTGTCGGTAACCATCACACGCGGCGTACTGCGTCAAGCAGACTTGCTCGCAAACAGCTCCAAGAAAGACTCCTCGAACGAGGACAAGTCCAACTACAAACTCGTTCAACCGGGTGACCTGGTGTACAACAAGATGCGAGCCTGGCAGGGGGCGGTGGGTGTCTCGGCTTACCGGGGGATCGTGAGCCCGGCTTACATCGTCCAGCGGCTAAGAAGCGTCGAGAACTTGCCCCGCTACATGCACTTTCTTCTTCGCACACCACTTTTCGCTTCGGAGGCCGAGCGATGGTCGTATGGCATTACTTCGGATCAGTGGAGTCTGCGGGCAGAGGAATTCAAGTGCATCTACTTCTCACTTCCTCCCCTCCCCGAACAAACCGCCATCGTGCGGTTTCTGGAGTGGGCGGAGCGGAAGATCCGGCGGGTGATCCGGGCGCGACAGCGGCGAATTAATCTGCTGGAGGAGTACAAGCAGGCCCTCATCCACCAGGCCGTTACGGGCCAGATCGACGTCCGCACGGGACAGCCCTACCCGGCCTACAAGGACTCCGGCGTGGAATGGCTGGGAAAGGTGCCGGCGCATTGGGAGTTGCGGAAATTGAGGGCCTTGTTCACTAAAGCAGGAAGTGGGACCACACCTTCAGGAGAAGAGTTTTACGGGAGCGACATCCCGTGGGTCGTCACTGGCGATTTAAATGACTCAGTCCTTACGAACACTACGCGTGCAGTCAATGCGAGAGCACTAGAAACCTTCTCTGCACTTCGTCTATATCCAAAAGATTCTTTGATAGTCGCAATGTATGGAGCGACCATAGGCAAAACAGCAATCCTCGGGATTGAGGCTTGTACCAATCAAGCATGTTGTGTGTTAGCTGAACCACGTAGGGGTGTGCTAGTTCGCTTTATACAATCAGCGGTCATTGCTGCTAAAGGGTATCTTGTCCGGCAAGGATATGGTGGAGGACAACCCAACATAAATTCCGAAATCGTTCATAGTCTGCGAATACCTGTGCCGCCATATAGGGAACAAACCGCCATCGCCGAATACCTCGATGCCCAGTCGGCCAAGATCGACGCGGCCATCTCCGCCGCCCGCCGCGAAATCGAACTGTTGCACGAATACCTCGAGCGCTTGATTGTCGATGTAGTCACCGGCAAAGTGGATGTGCGCGAGGTCGCTGCGCGGCTGCCGGAGGAACCGCCCGAGGAGGAGTCCGAGTGGGGGGACACGGAAGACATGGCCGAAGCTGAAACGGCAGATGATGATGCCGCCGCAGAAGCTCTCGCGGAGGAGGAAGTTGAAATATGA
- a CDS encoding type I restriction endonuclease subunit R encodes MKPTDTSEAGLETLICRALAGSDCTPRPAGTPAVVAETPAAYAGLGWLPGDPADYDREYCVDLVQLAAFLRSTQPEVAEALDLDHDSPTRRKFLARLQGEVSKRGVVDVLRGGIQHGPHRIELFYGTPSPGNEVARALYEQNRFTVTRQLRYSRDEMQRALDLVLFINGLPVFTFELKNRLTKQTVHDAIEQYRRDRNPREKLFELGRCVAHFAVDDNEVWFCTHLAGKASWFLPFNKGYNDGAGNPPNPQGLKTDYLWREVLTRESLTDILENYAQLVEEKDPKSGRKSRKQIFPRYHQLDVVRKLLADARKHGAGRRYLIQHSAGSGKSNSIAWLAHQLIGLARDGRPIFDSIIVVTDRRILDQQIRDTVKQFAQVSATVGHAEHSGDLRRFIEGGKKIIITTLQKFPFILDEIGGEHRGRHFAIIIDEAHSGQGGRTSAKMSMALSEAGAEDEEETFEDRINRLMETRKLLPNASYFAFTATPKNKTLEMFGEPDPQPDGTVKHRPFHSYTMKQAIQEGFILDVLAHYTPVNSYYKLIKKIEDDPEFDVKKAQKKLRRFVEGHEHAIRLKSEIMVDHFHEQVIAKGKIGGRARAMVVTGSIERAIQYFHAFKAYLAERKSPYRAIVAFSGEHEYGGQQVTEASLNGFPSNQIADKIREDPYRFLICADKFQTGYDEPLLHTMYVDKVLSGVKAVQTLSRLNRAHPQKHDTFVLDFVNDPEAIQKAFEPYYRTTILADETDPNKLHDLKADLDGYQVYAPEEVDELVRLYLDGADRDRLDPILDACVTTYIEHLDEDGQVDFKGKAKAFLRTYNFLSSILPYTNAEWEKLSIFLNFLVPKLPAPKEEDLSKGILEAIDMDSYRVEKQATMRIALADADAEIEPLPTVGGGHKPEPELDRLSNIIKAFNDQFGNIPWTDADRVRKLITEEIPARVAADAAYQNARKYSDKQNARIEHDKALGRVMIALLQDDTELFKQFSDNEGFRRWLTDTVFALTYGEPGSAR; translated from the coding sequence ATGAAACCCACCGATACCAGTGAAGCCGGGCTTGAAACGTTGATCTGCCGGGCGCTGGCGGGCAGTGACTGCACGCCCCGGCCGGCCGGCACTCCGGCGGTCGTCGCCGAAACGCCGGCGGCCTACGCCGGGCTGGGTTGGCTCCCCGGCGACCCGGCCGACTACGACCGGGAGTACTGCGTCGATCTGGTTCAGCTCGCAGCCTTTCTGCGCTCGACCCAGCCCGAAGTGGCCGAAGCGCTCGATCTGGATCACGACAGCCCCACCCGGCGGAAGTTTCTGGCGCGCCTTCAGGGCGAGGTGAGCAAGCGCGGGGTGGTGGACGTGCTGAGAGGCGGCATCCAGCACGGGCCGCACCGCATCGAGCTTTTCTACGGCACGCCTTCGCCCGGCAACGAGGTGGCGCGGGCGCTCTATGAGCAGAACCGCTTTACCGTCACGCGCCAGCTCCGCTACAGCCGCGACGAGATGCAGCGGGCGCTGGACCTGGTGCTTTTTATCAACGGCCTGCCGGTTTTCACCTTCGAGCTCAAAAACCGGCTGACCAAGCAGACGGTCCATGACGCCATCGAACAGTACAGGCGCGACCGCAACCCGCGCGAGAAACTGTTTGAGCTGGGCCGCTGCGTGGCACATTTTGCGGTGGACGACAACGAGGTGTGGTTCTGCACGCACCTTGCGGGCAAGGCGTCGTGGTTTCTGCCTTTCAACAAAGGCTACAACGACGGCGCGGGCAATCCGCCCAACCCGCAGGGGCTCAAAACCGATTACCTCTGGCGGGAGGTCCTCACCCGGGAGAGCCTGACCGACATCCTCGAAAACTACGCGCAACTCGTCGAGGAGAAGGACCCAAAAAGCGGGAGGAAGTCGCGCAAGCAGATTTTCCCCCGTTATCACCAGCTCGACGTGGTGCGCAAGCTGCTCGCAGATGCCCGGAAACATGGCGCAGGGCGGCGGTATCTCATCCAGCATTCGGCCGGCAGCGGCAAGTCGAACTCCATCGCCTGGCTGGCCCACCAGTTGATCGGTCTCGCGAGGGATGGCAGGCCTATTTTCGATTCCATTATCGTGGTGACCGACCGGCGCATCCTGGACCAGCAGATCCGGGACACGGTCAAGCAGTTTGCCCAGGTGAGCGCTACGGTGGGGCACGCCGAACATTCCGGCGATCTGCGGCGCTTCATCGAGGGCGGCAAAAAAATCATCATCACGACGCTGCAGAAGTTCCCGTTCATCCTCGACGAAATCGGAGGCGAGCACCGCGGGCGCCATTTTGCCATCATCATCGACGAGGCGCATTCGGGGCAGGGGGGCCGTACCTCGGCCAAAATGAGCATGGCTTTGTCGGAAGCCGGTGCGGAGGATGAAGAGGAAACCTTCGAGGACCGGATCAACCGGCTCATGGAGACCCGGAAGCTTTTGCCGAACGCCAGCTATTTCGCCTTCACCGCCACCCCGAAAAATAAGACGCTCGAGATGTTCGGTGAACCCGACCCGCAGCCCGACGGCACGGTCAAACACCGGCCGTTTCATAGCTACACCATGAAACAGGCCATTCAGGAAGGGTTCATCCTGGATGTGCTGGCCCACTATACACCGGTCAACAGCTACTACAAGCTCATCAAGAAAATTGAGGACGACCCGGAATTCGACGTCAAAAAGGCGCAGAAGAAGCTGCGCCGCTTCGTCGAGGGGCACGAGCACGCCATTCGGCTCAAGTCCGAGATCATGGTGGACCATTTTCACGAGCAGGTGATTGCCAAAGGCAAGATCGGCGGCCGGGCGCGGGCCATGGTGGTGACCGGCAGCATCGAGCGGGCCATCCAGTATTTCCATGCTTTTAAGGCGTACCTTGCCGAGCGCAAAAGCCCTTATCGGGCGATTGTGGCCTTCTCGGGGGAGCACGAGTATGGCGGACAACAGGTCACCGAGGCCAGCCTCAACGGCTTTCCCTCGAACCAGATCGCCGACAAGATCCGGGAGGACCCGTATCGGTTTTTGATCTGCGCCGACAAATTCCAGACCGGCTACGACGAGCCGCTATTGCATACGATGTACGTGGACAAGGTGCTCTCCGGGGTCAAGGCCGTGCAGACACTTTCGCGCCTCAACCGCGCCCACCCGCAGAAGCATGATACCTTCGTCCTCGATTTTGTCAACGACCCGGAGGCGATCCAAAAGGCCTTCGAGCCCTACTACCGGACGACCATCCTCGCGGACGAGACCGACCCGAACAAGCTGCACGACCTCAAGGCCGACCTGGACGGGTACCAGGTGTACGCGCCCGAAGAGGTGGATGAACTGGTACGACTGTACCTGGACGGCGCCGACCGCGACCGTCTCGACCCGATCCTTGACGCCTGTGTGACCACCTACATAGAGCACCTCGACGAAGACGGTCAGGTCGACTTCAAAGGCAAGGCCAAAGCGTTTCTTCGAACGTATAATTTTCTGTCTTCAATCCTCCCCTACACCAACGCCGAGTGGGAGAAGCTATCGATTTTCCTCAACTTCCTGGTGCCCAAATTGCCGGCGCCAAAAGAGGAGGACCTTTCGAAGGGCATCCTCGAGGCGATCGACATGGACAGCTACCGGGTCGAGAAACAGGCGACCATGAGGATCGCGCTTGCCGATGCGGATGCCGAGATCGAACCGCTGCCCACGGTGGGCGGGGGACATAAACCCGAACCGGAGCTCGACCGTCTCTCGAACATCATCAAGGCTTTTAACGATCAGTTCGGCAACATCCCCTGGACCGACGCCGATCGGGTGCGCAAACTCATCACCGAGGAGATTCCGGCACGTGTGGCGGCCGACGCCGCTTACCAGAACGCACGCAAATATTCCGACAAACAGAACGCGCGCATCGAGCACGACAAGGCGCTCGGTCGCGTCATGATCGCGCTGCTGCAGGATGACACCGAACTCTTTAAACAGTTCAGCGACAACGAAGGCTTCCGGCGCTGGCTAACGGATACGGTGTTCGCACTGACCTACGGCGAACCTGGCAGCGCGAGGTAG
- the tnpA gene encoding IS66 family insertion sequence element accessory protein TnpA — protein MTRTELRKTWADRVAHFEASGQSAAAWCAAHHIQPHQLYYWRRKLRTSEKPQTPSASLLPQWLPVEIDETSLDAETSVVIRVHQIVLEARPGCSPEWLADLVRALMSRC, from the coding sequence ATGACAAGGACCGAGTTGCGGAAAACTTGGGCAGACCGTGTGGCCCACTTCGAGGCCAGCGGCCAAAGCGCCGCCGCCTGGTGTGCCGCCCACCACATTCAACCCCATCAATTGTACTATTGGCGGCGGAAACTGCGAACCTCGGAGAAGCCCCAGACCCCCAGCGCTTCCCTGTTGCCCCAATGGCTCCCCGTTGAGATCGACGAAACCTCGTTGGACGCAGAGACCTCTGTGGTGATCCGGGTTCATCAAATCGTCCTGGAAGCCCGGCCCGGCTGTTCTCCCGAGTGGCTCGCCGACCTCGTGCGGGCCCTGATGTCCCGGTGTTAG
- the tnpB gene encoding IS66 family insertion sequence element accessory protein TnpB codes for MLENPGQRVYLACGSTDLRKSIDGLAVLVKEQFELDPFSPCLFAFCSAT; via the coding sequence GTGTTAGAGAATCCCGGACAACGGGTCTATCTCGCCTGTGGAAGCACCGACTTGCGCAAGTCCATCGACGGGCTCGCTGTGCTGGTCAAAGAGCAGTTCGAACTGGACCCGTTTTCGCCGTGTCTTTTCGCGTTTTGCAGTGCGACTTGA